The nucleotide sequence TTACCTTGTACCCTGCCCACTATAAGCTTTTTACAGGTCCGCATGGCATTGATAAGATGGGCAAACCCACTGAAAAATATTTTACCTTCGGATAAATTGTCCACTTCCAATAATTCATCAAAGGAGGCTCCGGCACAGAATGCCCTATTCCCTTCAGATTTTATTAGAATTACCGAGACCTCCTCCTTATTGGATAATTCCACCAAGGTCTTGGTGAGCCTTTCCAATAGTTCCGATACAAATGAATTGCTGGCAGGATGTCCAAATTCTACTGTGGCCACACCATTGACGATGCTGGTATATAAACTTCCGTTAGATCGGCTAGTGCCCATATTATTATGGTTAGTGGTATTCAAATTAAATATTCCTACACCTTCGAAATTTTTCTAAAAAAACAAAGTGCGGTGTTTCAAATTTAAACGTTTTGAAGTAGCGGACGAAACTTTCGCCTAAATTTCCATACCAAGGCCCCACCACGAATAAACATCCAAAGAGTAAAGGCTATCCATATGCCATAGAGGCCCCAACCCAGGAATTTTCCAAGAAAGAGTATAGGAACAAAGCCTAGGAAAGTGGCCACCAATAAAACATTCCTAAGGTATTTCATTTCCCCTAAACCTTTAAAAAGTCCGTCGAAAACAAAGGCTACCATATTCATTGGAATCCCAAGAATAAGGATAAAAAATATGGAATAGAAGGCTTGCAATACCGTTAGGTCATTGGAAAATATACGCCCAATGGGCCTATAGAACAAGAAGCCCACCGCAGCAAGTATCAAGCTTATCACAAAACCGTAGAGCATTATTTTTTTCGCCAAATCCCAAAGTCCGTCATAGTTTTTGGCACCCAATAGCTTACCTCCCATAATATTCCCGGCAGCACCATAGCCATCAATAAAAAAAGCCGAAAAAAGCCAAAGATTAATAGCAATGGTATGTGCCCCTATATACTTGTCCCCTAGGGCAGTTGCCTCCCTAACTGCCAAAATTAAGGCAATGTTCAAGGCAAGAGCCCTTACAAAAAGGTTTAGGCTCATGACCACCAATCTACCCAATTCCGGGTGTAGGGGGAATTTAAGTCTAAGGCTGATATTTGTTTTTGTAACCAGGAGTACAAAGGCCATGACAGCCATTATACCTTGGGCAATTAAACTGGCCCATGCCGCCCCTTCCAAATACATGGGGGAAATAATCCCTTCCACCCCATATACCAAAATAAAATCCAATATTATATTTAAAACAGCTCCGGTAATGGCAATCAACATAGGATAATAGGTATTCTGCAAACCTCTAAAAATTCCCATAACGGCAAATACGAACAAGGTTAAGGGAAAACCCCATACCCTTATGGAGTAGTAAGAAATACAGAGCTCCAGAATTTTACCGGAAGCGTTGAGCAAAACAAATATTTCCTCCACGACAAAAACGGTAGAAAGGAGAATCACAATACTCAACACAATGTTCAGGAAAATGGCTTGTGCCGGAAGGGTTTTAACCCTTTCCAACTTGTCCGCGCCCAAGTATTGTGAAATTATAGCGGAAATGGCGCTACGTGTCTGCCCCAATATCCAAATCAACATAGACAAAAACGAACCCACTATTCCTGCTGCCGCCAAGGACTCCATGCCGTCTTGGGGAATGTTGCCTACTATGGCCGTATCGGTTATAGATAGTATTGGTTCTGCAATGCCCGCAATAGTAGCGGGAATGGCAAGATTATTAATCGTTTTAAAATTGATCGGGGTCTTCAAAAAAGAAATATTTTATAAAATTAGCTCATAACAATGAAAGGGAAATTCACTCTGTTTGGGGAAATATATATCCCCAAGCTGCTGATACCCCCGGGCCTAATAGAATTTATTATTGCGGCTATTTTTACTAAAGGTATCAAGCCTTACGGAAATAAACCCGCCTTTACGGGCATAATCCTCTGCAAAATTCATTAAATCCTGGGCATAGCCTTTTCTTTGTTTTTTAGGATGCACTGCCAAGCGATGAATGTAAACATTGTTTCTATTGGGCGTTAACCAATTAATGGGATAATATTCCACATCCATTAGCGTGGACACTACTATTGTCCCAATTATTTCATCATTTTCCTCCAAAACATAAAGTTCCTTACGGGCAACATCCTTTTCAAAGGCTTCTTTAGAAGGATAATACTCGTTCCACTGATAAATGCCCTGGTCTATCATGCTTTTTCCACATGCCTGTGTAATATTCAGAATATCCGGAATTTCCAATATCTTTGCCAATCGAATCATGAACGGTTGAATTTAATTTGTAAATTTATGCTATTCATGAATAATGATATCAAAATAAGGGAAGATACCCTTATTTGGTAATAACCAAGATGTTTAACTACGCCATGTCTGACCAACAAACAAGTATAGGCGCTAAAAACAATTAATACTGAACCGATGAAAAATATCCTTGTTCCTATAGGAACCTCTGAAAATGCCCATGAAACATTACAATATGCGGTGGATTTTGCTACCGAATTTGACTCCAACATTTATGTAATGGAAGTATTTAGTGTAAGTTCCAGTGCCAGCAGTTTGGCCAATATCAGGGAAAAACTGGACGAGCGCACCAAGGAGCACATAAAAGGGGTCATAGACAAAGTGGATGCGAGGAATATTAACATAAAGATTGCCACATATAATGGTGATATTGTTGATGGACTTAAGGATATTGACAGGGATTTGGGGATTGATCTAATTATTTTGGCCCCCAGGAGTAATGACATCCAAGAAGAATATTACCTAGGAAATACTTCCGGAAAAATAGTTAAACAAACCGATATCCCTACCCTTATTGTACCAAAAGGGACCGTTTTTAAACCGTTTAAAACAATTTTGACCGCCTTTAAATCCGGAGTATTAAAGCAGAAAAGTATTTTATACCCATTGGTTGAAATCAAGAAAAAATTCGATTCCAAGGTGAGCCTGTTGTTTGTAAAAACCCCTGGCTACACTAAGGAAGACCTTAAAATAAACATGTCCTTAATGGGCCTGAGTTCTGAACTTACCCAATCTGAAAACCCATCGACCTATTTGGGGGTTCTGCAGCATTTTGAGGCCAAACATCCAGACTTATTATGTGTTTTTAGGAGAAAAAGGGGATTCTTTAAAAAGCTATGGGAAAGGAACACAATCCTTAAATCGGAATTTTATGCCCCGGTACCTGTTTTGGTCCTAAGTGTAAAGAAAGATTAAGAAATTTGGAATTAGCTGTAATTGTACTTTGATTATGTTGGAAAAAGTATTTTCTTTGCGGCAGCCAAATTTGGGGGATTAGCTCAGCTGGCTAGAGCGCTTGCCTGGCAGGCAAGAGGTCACCGGTTCGACTCCGGTATTCTCCACTCAACAAACACAGGGCTTCCAAGAGATTGGGAGCTTTTTTATTTTCCCTAAAATTGAAAAAAGGCTCACTTTAGGCTCACTTTTTATTTTTAACAGAACTTTAACTATTTCTTACTCCATTTGATATTGTTTATTATCGTTTAATTGAAGATTTTAAGATTGCATGAAGATGAAACCTTAAAATTTAGAGTTCAATCAATGTCTTGAAAATTATTTAGTTTGCACTTGCCTTATCCTATTCGATAAGAAATCCGATTTTTATACCAGTCAAAATTTTAACAATATACAATCGATGTACTTTAAATATAATTCACTTGACTTACCCATTTCTCGGCATATATTTTAATTAACCCGCTAATTTGGATCAGTTATTTTGAATTTTTTACACAACATTGTTTTATTTCCTACATTTATTGTATCTTTTTACAGGTTAATTCCAATTGTTCCTTTTTTCTCCCCGTTAATTATTCTTGGTCCATACCATCCAAGAATCACATTTACTGTTAAATGCGATAATTACGAGCCAAGTGTAGTTCATGTAAAGAATATTCAAGACTAATCGGTCTTCATTTATAAACCATCTTCAAAGCCTAAAATTTCATCTGGATTTTTGGGTTATTTTGAG is from Arenibacter algicola and encodes:
- a CDS encoding MATE family efflux transporter, whose protein sequence is MKTPINFKTINNLAIPATIAGIAEPILSITDTAIVGNIPQDGMESLAAAGIVGSFLSMLIWILGQTRSAISAIISQYLGADKLERVKTLPAQAIFLNIVLSIVILLSTVFVVEEIFVLLNASGKILELCISYYSIRVWGFPLTLFVFAVMGIFRGLQNTYYPMLIAITGAVLNIILDFILVYGVEGIISPMYLEGAAWASLIAQGIMAVMAFVLLVTKTNISLRLKFPLHPELGRLVVMSLNLFVRALALNIALILAVREATALGDKYIGAHTIAINLWLFSAFFIDGYGAAGNIMGGKLLGAKNYDGLWDLAKKIMLYGFVISLILAAVGFLFYRPIGRIFSNDLTVLQAFYSIFFILILGIPMNMVAFVFDGLFKGLGEMKYLRNVLLVATFLGFVPILFLGKFLGWGLYGIWIAFTLWMFIRGGALVWKFRRKFRPLLQNV
- a CDS encoding universal stress protein, giving the protein MKNILVPIGTSENAHETLQYAVDFATEFDSNIYVMEVFSVSSSASSLANIREKLDERTKEHIKGVIDKVDARNINIKIATYNGDIVDGLKDIDRDLGIDLIILAPRSNDIQEEYYLGNTSGKIVKQTDIPTLIVPKGTVFKPFKTILTAFKSGVLKQKSILYPLVEIKKKFDSKVSLLFVKTPGYTKEDLKINMSLMGLSSELTQSENPSTYLGVLQHFEAKHPDLLCVFRRKRGFFKKLWERNTILKSEFYAPVPVLVLSVKKD